A genomic segment from Triticum dicoccoides isolate Atlit2015 ecotype Zavitan chromosome 1A, WEW_v2.0, whole genome shotgun sequence encodes:
- the LOC119270643 gene encoding probable prolyl 4-hydroxylase 3 has protein sequence MASRTAGRGGRPLLGGGAGGGRRGKPSKAILAALLLASVALLLLLALGALSLPAGSGRGAVLSLPRPRFRRSASESRLEKRGEKGEPWTEVLSWEPRAFIYHNFLSKEECQYLISLAKPHMKKSTVVDSATGGSKDSRVRTSSGTFLKRGQDKIVRTIEKRISDFTFIPVENGEGLQVLHYEVGQKYEPHFDYFHDDFNTKNGGQRIATVLMYLSDVEEGGETVFPSAKVNSSSIPFHNELSECAKRGISVKPKMGDALLFWSMRPDGTLDPTSLHGGCPVIKGDKWSSTKWIRVHEYKV, from the exons ATGGCGAGCAggacggcggggcggggcgggaggCCGCTGCTGGGCGGCGGCGCCGGGGGCGGGAGGCGCGGGAAGCCGTCCAAGGCGATCCTGGCCGCGCTgctgctggcgtcggtggcgctgCTGCTCCTCCTGGCGCTCGGCGCGCTCTCGCTGCCGGCCGGCTCCGGCCGCGGCGCGGTCCTCTCGCTCCCGCGCCCGCGCTTCCGCAGATCCGCGTCCGAGTC GAGGCTGGAGAAGCGCGGGGAGAAAGGGGAGCCCTGGACGGAGGTTCTGTCGTGGGAGCCACGGGCGTTCATCTACCACAACTTCCTC TCCAAGGAAGAATGTCAGTATTTAATTTCATTGGCAAAGCCTCACATGAAGAAGTCGACAGTGGTTGATTCTGCAACTGGAGGGAGTAAAGATAGCAG GGTGCGAACGAGTTCAGGAACATTTCTTAAAAGAGGCCAGGACAAAATTGTTCGCACCATTGAGAAAAGAATATCAGATTTCACCTTCATACCTGTAG AAAACGGAGAGGGCCTTCAAGTTCTCCACTATGAGGTTGGACAGAAATATGAACCTCACTTTGATTACTTCCATGATGATTTCAACACCAAAAATGGGGGCCAGCGTATAGCCACTGTTCTTATGTATCT TTCGGATGTTGAAGAGGGCGGTGAGACCGTGTTTCCTTCTGCTAAAGTTAATAGCAGCTCAATACCATTTCATAATGAGCTGTCTGAATGTGCAAAGCGGGGTATATCTGTCAAACCGAAGATGGGAGATGCATTGCTTTTCTGGAGCATGAGGCCTGATGGAACCCTGGATCCCACAAGCCTCCATG GTGGTTGTCCAGTGATAAAAGGTGACAAATGGTCATCTACAAAGTGGATTCGTGTTCATGAGTACAAAGTTTAG